The Hyphomonas sediminis genome contains a region encoding:
- a CDS encoding cytochrome P450 — MADGTPTPFPGFRRGNTDDEIVNPDLYASEEIQDIYTRLRQEDPLHWTQPDGFRPFWSVTKHADILEIERQSSIFINSARTYLSPVAGEEWIKSMTGDTHLFRTLVDLDDPVHMKLRALTQGWFMPPNLKKLEARIAGLAKEHVDHMASLGGECDFVKEVALWYPLRVIMDILGVPRSDEQFMLKMTQEIFGPGDPDVADQSANKSDEVSMTSDQGVDLLQTAQELFRYFGAITEDRRANPRDDVASVIANGQIDGQPIGDREAMSYYIIVATAGHDTTSSTASGGLLELIRRPDQMAKLKNDMSLLPNAVEEMIRWITPVKHFMRTATQDYDLRGKTIKAGDGLALFYWSGNRDEEVFDAPFEFRVDRDVKKQVAFGHGAHLCLGMHLARMELRALFQELLPRLESIELAGEPKNTRANFVSGLKSLPIRYTLR; from the coding sequence ATGGCCGACGGAACACCCACCCCGTTTCCGGGGTTCAGGCGCGGGAACACTGACGATGAGATCGTCAATCCCGACCTCTATGCGAGCGAGGAAATCCAGGACATTTACACGCGCCTGCGGCAGGAAGATCCGCTGCACTGGACGCAGCCGGATGGGTTCCGGCCATTCTGGTCTGTCACCAAGCATGCTGACATTCTGGAGATTGAGCGGCAGAGCAGCATCTTCATCAACAGTGCCCGGACATATCTGAGCCCTGTTGCCGGCGAGGAATGGATCAAATCCATGACCGGCGACACACACCTGTTCCGGACACTCGTTGATCTTGATGATCCCGTTCACATGAAGTTGCGGGCCTTGACGCAAGGCTGGTTCATGCCACCGAACCTGAAGAAGCTTGAGGCGCGCATTGCGGGCCTCGCCAAGGAGCATGTCGACCATATGGCGAGCCTGGGCGGTGAGTGTGACTTCGTGAAGGAAGTGGCGCTTTGGTATCCGTTGCGCGTCATCATGGATATTCTGGGCGTTCCGAGGTCGGACGAACAATTCATGCTGAAGATGACACAGGAAATCTTTGGCCCTGGTGATCCCGACGTAGCCGATCAGAGCGCCAACAAATCTGACGAAGTCTCGATGACGAGCGATCAGGGTGTGGACCTGTTGCAGACGGCGCAGGAGCTGTTCCGCTATTTCGGCGCCATTACCGAGGATCGCCGGGCCAATCCGCGTGATGATGTTGCCTCTGTGATCGCCAATGGCCAGATCGACGGGCAGCCGATCGGCGACCGGGAAGCGATGAGCTATTACATCATCGTTGCCACTGCCGGGCATGACACGACGAGTTCGACTGCGTCGGGTGGATTGCTGGAGTTGATCCGCCGGCCGGACCAGATGGCGAAGCTCAAGAATGACATGTCTCTTCTGCCGAACGCGGTGGAGGAGATGATCCGCTGGATCACGCCTGTGAAGCATTTCATGCGCACGGCGACGCAGGACTATGACTTGCGCGGAAAGACCATCAAGGCGGGCGACGGGCTGGCGCTGTTCTACTGGTCCGGAAACCGCGATGAGGAGGTGTTCGATGCGCCCTTCGAATTCCGCGTGGACCGGGATGTGAAGAAACAGGTCGCCTTCGGGCATGGCGCGCATCTTTGCCTGGGCATGCACCTGGCCCGGATGGAGTTGCGGGCGTTGTTCCAGGAATTGCTGCCGCGGCTGGAGTCGATCGAGCTGGCGGGCGAGCCGAAAAACACGCGTGCGAATTTCGTCTCCGGTCTGAAGAGCCTGCCGATACGTTACACGCTGCGCTAG
- a CDS encoding FeoA family protein, which produces MTLNDLQIGKTGRIIGISPQAGEFDEKLREVGFCEGDSVELITRGPFGGQPLAIRLNRKIFALRSEEANAVLIEIA; this is translated from the coding sequence ATGACCCTCAACGACCTCCAGATTGGCAAAACCGGGCGTATTATCGGCATTTCTCCGCAGGCAGGGGAATTTGACGAGAAGCTGCGCGAAGTCGGATTTTGCGAAGGCGACTCTGTCGAGTTGATCACACGCGGGCCGTTTGGCGGCCAGCCGCTGGCTATTCGCCTGAACCGGAAGATCTTTGCTTTGCGGTCTGAAGAGGCAAACGCCGTACTGATTGAGATCGCGTGA
- a CDS encoding Y-family DNA polymerase has protein sequence MRRYLSVWFPEWPLDRLRRARRQSRLPSGSAKPAKPRPFVLYEKSAHGLTVAAANQPAQDAGIHPGLRFTDARATLPGLMAAEIDRASDAKALTALADWMVRFSPLVAIDGEDGLILETTGCAHLFGGEAAMAQELSRRLQAAGYGHRLACAGTRGAAYGLAHAAGEDAPPAILPPGGERDALADLPTHALRLSPDALTLLRRFGLTRIGQLYGIDRTALTRRFHSRETADALCLRLDQALGLRAEPFAPFRTPPDYVARLPCPEPLTEATGIAAGVAQLAEKICHTLAAQGLGAQSFTVFAFRADGEVSRIRVNAARPVRTPEHILRLFGEKTEQIDPGFGIDLLLLEAARTGPMETGSHPLSGDLSHTEIDDIALAALADRINARLGEGSVTVISPAAHHPVDVSEETSPFTGTLPVGTPSLAGLRGLRPVRCFARPERVEVIAEVPDGPPLRFVWRRIVRRVVRADGPERIAPEWWTYLPPAPGETGKMPRTRDYYRVEDADGRRYWVFREGLYGDGRGQSPEWFVQGIFA, from the coding sequence ATGAGACGCTATCTCTCGGTGTGGTTTCCGGAATGGCCGCTGGACAGGCTGCGCCGCGCAAGGCGCCAATCCCGTCTTCCATCAGGCTCGGCAAAACCGGCTAAGCCGCGCCCCTTCGTTCTTTACGAGAAGTCTGCCCACGGACTTACCGTCGCCGCCGCCAACCAGCCTGCACAGGATGCCGGGATACACCCCGGCCTGCGCTTTACCGATGCCCGCGCCACCCTGCCCGGCCTGATGGCCGCCGAGATCGACCGGGCGAGCGACGCAAAGGCCCTGACGGCGCTGGCAGACTGGATGGTCCGCTTCTCTCCCCTCGTCGCAATTGATGGGGAAGATGGCCTTATCCTAGAAACCACGGGCTGCGCGCATCTGTTTGGCGGGGAAGCGGCCATGGCGCAGGAGCTTTCCCGCCGCCTGCAGGCAGCAGGTTACGGCCACCGGCTGGCCTGCGCGGGAACACGCGGCGCGGCCTATGGCCTGGCCCATGCCGCCGGCGAAGACGCGCCGCCCGCCATCCTTCCGCCTGGCGGGGAGCGGGACGCCCTCGCGGACCTGCCCACGCATGCCCTGCGTCTCTCCCCCGATGCACTTACCCTGCTGCGCCGTTTCGGGCTGACGCGGATAGGCCAGCTTTACGGCATCGACCGGACAGCGCTCACCCGCCGCTTTCATTCCCGCGAGACGGCCGATGCCCTCTGCCTCCGGCTGGATCAGGCCCTTGGCCTGCGGGCAGAGCCTTTCGCGCCTTTCCGGACGCCGCCGGACTATGTCGCGCGCCTGCCATGCCCGGAGCCGCTGACAGAGGCGACTGGAATTGCCGCCGGTGTCGCCCAGCTTGCGGAGAAAATCTGCCATACGCTGGCGGCCCAGGGCCTCGGCGCGCAGAGCTTTACCGTGTTTGCCTTCCGCGCGGATGGGGAGGTGAGCCGCATTCGCGTCAATGCGGCCCGGCCCGTGCGCACGCCCGAACACATCCTGCGCCTCTTCGGGGAGAAAACAGAGCAGATAGACCCCGGCTTCGGCATAGACCTCCTGCTGCTGGAAGCCGCCCGTACCGGACCAATGGAAACCGGCAGCCACCCGCTTTCGGGCGACCTTTCGCATACGGAGATAGATGACATCGCCCTTGCCGCCCTGGCGGACCGGATCAACGCCCGGCTTGGCGAAGGCAGCGTCACCGTTATTTCCCCGGCGGCTCATCATCCGGTGGATGTTTCGGAAGAAACGTCCCCGTTCACTGGTACGCTTCCTGTAGGCACGCCGTCGCTTGCAGGATTGCGGGGGCTGCGCCCTGTCCGCTGCTTTGCGCGGCCCGAGCGGGTGGAAGTCATTGCCGAGGTACCCGATGGCCCGCCATTGCGCTTTGTCTGGCGGCGGATCGTTCGCCGCGTCGTGCGCGCAGATGGGCCGGAGCGGATTGCGCCGGAATGGTGGACCTACCTTCCCCCCGCCCCCGGCGAGACCGGCAAGATGCCCCGCACGCGGGACTATTACCGAGTGGAAGATGCAGACGGGCGCCGCTACTGGGTCTTCCGCGAAGGGCTTTATGGCGATGGGCGCGGGCAATCCCCCGAATGGTTCGTTCAGGGAATTTTTGCATGA
- a CDS encoding HU family DNA-binding protein, producing the protein MKKAPVKKVAVTKAATTKAAAPKVAAPKAAPKAAATKAAAAKKAVPDVLTLKHIAAEISEAHEMPKKQAEAVVSDFIDRMGGHLKKGKKLRISGLGILQVRARPARKGRNPATGETIKIKASKKVAFRPSKDLKDRVL; encoded by the coding sequence GTGAAAAAAGCACCGGTGAAAAAAGTTGCTGTCACCAAAGCGGCGACCACCAAAGCTGCTGCCCCGAAAGTTGCTGCTCCTAAGGCCGCACCGAAGGCCGCTGCAACGAAAGCTGCCGCTGCCAAGAAAGCTGTTCCGGACGTGCTGACCCTGAAGCATATCGCGGCTGAGATTTCCGAAGCTCACGAAATGCCGAAGAAGCAAGCTGAAGCTGTTGTCAGCGACTTCATCGACCGCATGGGCGGCCACCTGAAAAAAGGCAAGAAGCTGCGCATCTCCGGCCTCGGCATCCTGCAGGTCCGCGCGCGTCCGGCTCGCAAAGGCCGCAACCCGGCCACCGGCGAAACCATCAAGATCAAGGCTTCCAAGAAAGTTGCGTTCCGTCCGTCGAAAGACCTCAAGGACCGCGTTCTCTAA
- a CDS encoding ImuA family protein encodes MNLATLKSKGLIGPLSAPPAQETAFPFGLGQRGVHEIADAAYGDRAAATGFLLAAARASKKGVILWISQTGTARDMGHLPEAALREMTGPQSRRLNLVARHLNDALWAIEEAAVSGAVSHVIAEIDQADFTATRRLTLASERHGVPVTLLLPQTREGATAAATRWRIRPRPSAPNRYDPGAPGHPRWQAQLERCRAAPSLAGKVFDLEWNDETLSLGVVSGMAAGQAAPRKAPIPSSIRLGKTG; translated from the coding sequence ATGAACCTCGCCACGCTCAAATCCAAAGGGCTCATCGGCCCGTTAAGCGCCCCGCCTGCGCAGGAGACGGCCTTTCCCTTCGGATTGGGCCAGCGAGGTGTGCACGAGATTGCCGACGCGGCCTATGGCGACCGGGCGGCGGCCACCGGCTTCCTGCTGGCCGCCGCCAGGGCTTCAAAAAAAGGCGTTATCCTCTGGATTTCCCAGACCGGCACAGCGCGGGACATGGGCCACCTCCCGGAGGCAGCCCTGCGCGAAATGACAGGCCCGCAGAGCCGCCGGCTGAACCTTGTGGCCCGCCACCTCAACGATGCGCTCTGGGCAATCGAAGAGGCGGCCGTCTCCGGCGCGGTCAGCCATGTGATCGCGGAAATCGACCAAGCCGATTTTACCGCCACGCGGCGCCTGACACTCGCCTCCGAGCGCCATGGCGTGCCGGTCACCCTGCTCCTGCCCCAGACGCGCGAAGGCGCAACCGCAGCGGCCACCCGCTGGCGCATTCGCCCGCGCCCGTCGGCTCCCAACCGGTACGACCCCGGCGCGCCGGGCCATCCCCGCTGGCAGGCTCAGCTGGAAAGGTGCCGCGCTGCGCCTTCCCTCGCCGGGAAAGTTTTTGATCTGGAATGGAATGATGAGACGCTATCTCTCGGTGTGGTTTCCGGAATGGCCGCTGGACAGGCTGCGCCGCGCAAGGCGCCAATCCCGTCTTCCATCAGGCTCGGCAAAACCGGCTAA
- a CDS encoding error-prone DNA polymerase, translating to MTRYAELCTLSNFSFLRGASHAQEMVLRAAQLGLEAIGIADRNTLAGVVRAHVAAKEAGLRLLVGARLVPSDGPEIIAYPMDRAAYGRLSRLLSEGKMKEEAAKGECLITLQDILAASDGQILIVLPPDAPSLAFPETLARIAGAAPGRTYLAARPAFSGRNRERLARLAETGALAGAPIIATTDALYHTPERRPLQDVLTCIREHCTVDTAGFHLEANAERHLKSGAEIARLFKGFEPAIARTLDIVERCRFSLDELSYEYPDEPVPPGSTPQEHLERLTWAGANWRYPQGIPQQVTAQLRMELDMIADLSYAPYFLTVHDIVQWARAQKILCQGRGSAANSAVCYCLGITSVDPTITKLLFARFLSKERKEPPDIDVDFEHERREEVIQYVYDRYGRQRAALTATVISYRSRSAIREVCKALGLSEDISAALANGVWGSWSDQLPDKRIVEAGLDPANPLIRRAIQLARQLLGFPRHLSQHVGGFVLTRGPLIETVPIGNAAMEKRTFIEWDKDDIDALGIMKVDVLALGMLTCIRKAFALLEEHKGIKHDLASIPPDDTATYDMLCAGDSIGVFQVESRAQMAMLPRLKPRKFYDLVIEVAIVRPGPIQGNMVHPYLRRRKGDEPVTFPSPAPKHGPPDELESILKRTEGVPLFQEQAMQIAIDAARFTPDEANGLRRAMATFRNVGTIGRYEEMLVGRMIARGYDPAFAQSCFEQIKGFGEYGFPESHAASFALLVYVSSWLKCHHPEVFCAALLNAQPMGFYAPAQIVRDAQEHGAEARPVDVNYSDWDNTLEPVEGHDGAFAVRLGFRQVSGLSKEDMERLMEMRGPGYDTPDSLMRRTGLPRSVLEHLAAADAFCSLGLSRRDALWKVRGEAPSRSLPLFAAADLAEQGQDAEVPLPEIPPSEHVIQDYQTTRLSLKDHPMRFLRPVHARRGILSTHEATHQSNGKRVQTSGLVLVRQRPGTASGVVFITLEDETGIANLVVWPRVMERFRPVVMRSRMIHVKGRVQTADGVTHIVAEQLIDCTGDLALLSEDVLRDPLKGILAQPDEVARPVQVRKGPAGRRQSGGHPRDVRVIPPSRDFH from the coding sequence ATGACCCGCTATGCCGAGCTTTGCACCCTCAGCAATTTCTCCTTCCTGCGCGGGGCCAGCCATGCGCAGGAAATGGTGCTGCGCGCCGCCCAGCTCGGCCTTGAGGCCATTGGTATTGCAGACCGCAACACGCTTGCCGGGGTTGTTCGCGCCCATGTTGCCGCAAAGGAAGCAGGCCTCAGGCTGCTCGTCGGCGCGCGGCTTGTGCCTTCAGATGGCCCGGAAATCATCGCCTACCCGATGGACCGCGCCGCCTATGGCCGCCTCTCCCGCCTGCTTTCGGAAGGCAAGATGAAGGAAGAGGCCGCCAAGGGCGAATGCCTGATCACGCTGCAGGATATTCTGGCGGCAAGCGACGGGCAGATCCTGATCGTCCTGCCGCCGGACGCCCCCTCGCTGGCCTTTCCCGAAACGCTTGCCCGCATCGCCGGCGCTGCGCCAGGGCGCACCTATCTTGCCGCGCGCCCTGCCTTCAGCGGCCGCAACCGGGAACGGCTCGCCCGGCTGGCGGAAACCGGCGCCCTCGCCGGCGCCCCGATCATCGCAACGACAGACGCGCTCTACCACACGCCCGAGCGCCGCCCCCTGCAGGACGTGCTCACCTGCATCCGCGAACACTGCACGGTCGACACCGCAGGCTTCCATCTGGAGGCCAATGCCGAACGCCACCTGAAGAGCGGCGCGGAGATAGCCCGGCTGTTCAAAGGCTTCGAACCGGCAATTGCGCGGACACTGGACATTGTAGAGCGCTGCCGCTTCAGCCTCGACGAGTTGTCCTACGAATATCCCGACGAACCCGTCCCGCCCGGCTCCACGCCGCAAGAACATCTGGAACGCCTGACATGGGCCGGCGCCAACTGGCGCTATCCGCAAGGCATTCCCCAACAGGTCACCGCCCAGCTTCGCATGGAGCTCGACATGATCGCCGACCTTTCCTACGCGCCTTACTTCCTCACTGTTCACGACATCGTGCAATGGGCACGCGCGCAGAAGATCCTCTGTCAGGGCCGTGGCTCGGCTGCCAACTCCGCTGTCTGTTACTGCCTCGGCATTACCAGCGTGGACCCGACGATAACAAAGCTGCTCTTTGCGCGCTTCCTCTCCAAGGAGCGGAAGGAGCCGCCGGACATCGATGTCGATTTCGAGCATGAGCGGCGCGAGGAAGTAATCCAGTATGTATACGACCGATATGGCCGGCAGCGCGCCGCCCTCACGGCGACCGTCATCTCCTACCGCTCCCGCTCGGCCATCCGGGAGGTCTGCAAGGCGCTGGGGCTGAGCGAGGATATTTCAGCCGCGCTAGCCAATGGCGTCTGGGGCAGCTGGAGCGACCAGCTGCCGGACAAGCGCATCGTGGAAGCAGGGCTTGACCCGGCAAACCCGCTGATCCGCCGCGCCATCCAGCTTGCCCGCCAGCTACTGGGTTTTCCGCGCCACCTTTCACAGCATGTTGGCGGCTTCGTACTGACGCGCGGGCCGCTGATCGAAACCGTCCCCATCGGTAACGCCGCGATGGAGAAGCGCACATTCATCGAATGGGACAAGGACGATATCGACGCGCTCGGCATCATGAAGGTGGATGTTCTGGCGCTGGGCATGCTGACCTGTATCCGCAAGGCGTTTGCTCTGCTGGAGGAACACAAAGGGATAAAGCACGATCTTGCCAGCATCCCGCCGGATGACACCGCCACTTATGACATGCTCTGCGCCGGCGACAGTATCGGCGTCTTCCAGGTGGAAAGCCGGGCGCAGATGGCGATGCTACCGCGTCTGAAGCCGCGCAAATTCTACGACCTAGTCATCGAGGTCGCGATCGTGCGCCCCGGCCCCATTCAGGGGAACATGGTTCACCCCTATCTGCGCCGGCGGAAGGGCGATGAACCCGTCACCTTCCCCAGCCCTGCCCCGAAACACGGCCCGCCGGACGAACTGGAATCCATCCTTAAGCGGACGGAAGGCGTCCCCCTGTTCCAGGAACAGGCCATGCAGATCGCAATTGATGCGGCCCGCTTCACGCCGGATGAAGCCAATGGCCTGCGCCGCGCCATGGCGACCTTCCGGAATGTCGGCACGATCGGGCGGTATGAAGAAATGCTGGTCGGGCGCATGATCGCCCGCGGCTATGACCCGGCGTTCGCGCAGTCCTGTTTCGAACAGATCAAGGGCTTTGGCGAATATGGCTTCCCGGAAAGCCATGCGGCCTCCTTTGCCCTTCTGGTTTATGTCTCCTCCTGGCTCAAGTGTCACCATCCTGAGGTTTTTTGCGCCGCGCTCCTCAATGCCCAGCCCATGGGATTTTATGCGCCCGCCCAGATCGTGCGGGACGCGCAGGAACATGGCGCAGAAGCCCGCCCGGTGGATGTGAACTATTCAGACTGGGATAATACGCTGGAACCGGTCGAGGGCCACGACGGCGCGTTCGCCGTGCGCCTTGGCTTCCGACAGGTCAGCGGCCTGTCGAAGGAGGATATGGAGCGCCTGATGGAGATGCGCGGCCCCGGATATGACACGCCGGACAGCCTGATGCGCCGAACCGGCCTGCCGCGCAGCGTTCTGGAACATCTCGCAGCGGCCGATGCCTTCTGCTCCCTGGGCCTTTCGCGGCGGGACGCGCTCTGGAAAGTGCGCGGCGAAGCGCCCAGCCGTAGCCTGCCCCTCTTTGCCGCCGCAGACCTTGCCGAGCAAGGGCAGGACGCCGAAGTGCCCCTGCCCGAAATACCGCCGTCGGAGCATGTGATCCAGGATTACCAGACCACGCGCCTCTCCCTGAAAGACCACCCCATGCGCTTCCTGCGGCCCGTCCATGCACGCCGCGGCATCCTCAGCACGCACGAAGCGACCCATCAATCAAACGGGAAACGGGTACAAACGTCCGGGCTGGTGCTGGTGCGCCAGCGCCCCGGCACAGCCAGCGGCGTTGTGTTCATAACGTTGGAAGATGAAACCGGCATCGCCAATCTCGTCGTCTGGCCGCGCGTCATGGAACGCTTCCGGCCTGTCGTGATGCGCTCCCGGATGATCCATGTGAAAGGCCGCGTGCAGACAGCGGACGGGGTCACCCATATCGTGGCAGAGCAGCTGATCGATTGCACCGGCGATCTCGCCCTGCTCTCGGAGGACGTGCTGCGTGATCCCCTTAAAGGCATTCTGGCCCAGCCGGACGAAGTTGCCCGGCCAGTCCAGGTGCGCAAGGGCCCCGCCGGACGCCGCCAGAGCGGCGGCCATCCGCGCGATGTCCGCGTTATCCCCCCCAGCCGGGACTTTCACTAG
- the feoB gene encoding ferrous iron transporter B: protein MTHHTRLALIGPPNSGKSTLFNGLTGGRAKTANYAGVTVERRVGQFTTAGGHRIELMDLPGVYGLRANSLDERIAIDTILGKSGEEAPDGLIVLLDAADIRTQLQFILQLRALGRPMIVALNMIDLAERDGVQIDVAKLESELGVPVVTTRATRSAGRAGLLERLDALLGAEGWTSRVAGDMEVLSAKNFQKEARRIASASILAEPVMNRVTRAVDSIVLHPVAGPFILAAILFLIFQAVFTWAVWPMDMIDAGFAWLSELIGASLPDAWYRGLITEGIIAGVGSVVIFLPQIVILFMFILALEASGYMARAAFLMDTLMVRVGLNGRAFIPLLSSFACAIPGMMAARVIENERDRLTTIMIAPLMTCSARIPVYTLIIGAFIPATNVGPFGLQGVVMFCLYLAGVLSAVTVAFVLKRTVTKGPPQPLLMELPTYKLPDLRDFLTNLYMKAWAFLKRAGTVIFTVSVVLWFLVSYPDSTNGIRGTFAGMLGSVLEPILRPIGFNLEMAISLVPGLAAREVAVSALGTIYAVQGEDEAGLSAMLSSAWSLPTALAFLAWYVFAPQCMASLAVARRETNSWRWTAFIVVYLFTLAYIAAGATYWIATAAGL, encoded by the coding sequence GTGACACATCATACCAGACTAGCCCTCATCGGGCCGCCTAACAGCGGCAAGTCCACCCTCTTCAATGGCCTCACAGGCGGCCGCGCGAAGACGGCGAACTATGCTGGCGTGACAGTTGAACGCCGGGTTGGGCAGTTCACGACGGCAGGCGGTCACAGGATCGAGCTGATGGACCTGCCGGGGGTGTATGGCCTCCGTGCCAACTCACTGGACGAGCGCATCGCCATCGACACCATCCTTGGCAAGAGCGGTGAAGAGGCGCCAGACGGCCTGATTGTGCTGCTCGACGCAGCTGACATCCGTACACAGCTGCAGTTCATCCTGCAACTTCGCGCTCTGGGCCGCCCGATGATTGTGGCGCTCAACATGATCGACCTGGCAGAGCGCGATGGCGTGCAGATCGATGTTGCCAAACTCGAAAGCGAACTTGGTGTCCCCGTGGTGACAACACGGGCAACCCGCAGTGCGGGCCGCGCCGGCCTGCTCGAACGTCTGGATGCTCTGCTCGGCGCCGAGGGTTGGACTTCGCGCGTTGCCGGCGACATGGAAGTGCTCTCGGCAAAGAACTTCCAGAAGGAAGCCCGCCGGATTGCGTCGGCCTCTATCCTCGCCGAACCGGTGATGAACCGGGTGACCCGCGCGGTGGATTCCATTGTGCTGCACCCTGTAGCCGGGCCATTCATTCTGGCGGCCATCCTGTTCCTGATTTTCCAGGCTGTGTTCACCTGGGCCGTCTGGCCGATGGACATGATCGATGCGGGCTTTGCCTGGCTTTCCGAGCTGATCGGCGCCTCCCTGCCTGACGCCTGGTATCGCGGCCTGATCACCGAGGGCATCATCGCAGGCGTCGGAAGTGTCGTGATTTTCCTGCCGCAGATCGTGATCCTCTTCATGTTCATCCTGGCGCTTGAAGCGTCCGGTTATATGGCACGCGCGGCGTTCCTGATGGATACGCTGATGGTGCGCGTGGGCCTCAATGGCCGCGCCTTCATTCCGCTCCTGTCCAGCTTTGCCTGCGCCATTCCCGGCATGATGGCCGCGCGCGTGATCGAGAATGAGCGCGACCGGCTGACGACGATCATGATTGCGCCGCTGATGACCTGCTCAGCGCGTATCCCCGTATATACGTTGATTATCGGCGCCTTTATCCCCGCAACGAATGTCGGCCCTTTTGGCCTGCAGGGCGTGGTGATGTTCTGCCTCTATCTGGCGGGCGTGCTCAGCGCTGTGACGGTGGCATTCGTTCTGAAACGCACGGTGACCAAAGGCCCGCCGCAGCCGTTGCTGATGGAATTGCCGACCTACAAGCTGCCTGACCTGCGCGACTTCCTGACGAACCTCTACATGAAGGCCTGGGCGTTCCTGAAGCGGGCCGGCACGGTGATCTTCACGGTCTCGGTCGTACTGTGGTTCCTCGTCAGCTATCCGGATTCGACGAACGGTATCCGCGGGACTTTTGCCGGTATGCTCGGCTCTGTGCTGGAGCCTATCCTGCGGCCCATCGGGTTTAACCTGGAGATGGCGATCTCGCTGGTTCCGGGCCTCGCCGCCCGCGAAGTGGCGGTCAGCGCACTGGGGACGATCTACGCGGTGCAAGGCGAAGATGAAGCCGGACTGTCGGCGATGCTGTCTTCGGCCTGGTCGCTGCCGACGGCCCTGGCATTCCTGGCCTGGTATGTGTTTGCCCCGCAATGCATGGCGAGCCTTGCCGTGGCACGGCGGGAGACGAACTCCTGGCGCTGGACGGCGTTCATCGTGGTCTACCTGTTCACGCTGGCCTACATCGCGGCGGGGGCAACCTACTGGATTGCGACAGCGGCTGGCCTCTGA
- a CDS encoding YceI family protein → MNFPFRSLAASIAVLATACATAAAPASKPTPEPVPAPVSTSSEPILADPTSVNGAKAGTYKLDKHHASIVFSVDHLGFSHYVGQFTRFDATLTIDPETPETAHIIATIDPTSLIVPTPPEGFLAELLGPNWLNAEAFSEITFESSAVTLTSSTTAQVTGNLTFLGAVQPISFAATFNGGYAGFDPFDPNSRAGFAAEGSFSRSAFGMVYGLPPEGTKMGVGDGVNFRVDAEFTGPPL, encoded by the coding sequence ATGAATTTCCCTTTCCGTTCGCTCGCTGCCAGCATCGCAGTTCTGGCGACCGCCTGCGCAACAGCTGCAGCGCCAGCGTCAAAACCAACACCCGAACCTGTCCCCGCGCCCGTTTCAACCTCTTCAGAACCCATTCTGGCAGATCCTACCAGCGTCAACGGCGCAAAGGCCGGAACTTATAAGCTCGACAAGCATCACGCGAGCATCGTCTTCTCGGTCGATCACCTCGGCTTCTCGCACTATGTTGGCCAGTTCACGCGGTTTGATGCGACGCTCACGATCGATCCGGAAACCCCTGAAACGGCCCACATTATCGCGACCATCGATCCGACCTCCCTTATCGTCCCCACCCCGCCGGAGGGTTTTCTCGCCGAGCTGCTTGGCCCGAACTGGCTGAACGCCGAAGCCTTCTCCGAGATCACTTTTGAATCCAGCGCAGTAACGCTAACCAGTTCGACGACTGCGCAGGTGACCGGCAACCTGACCTTCCTTGGCGCCGTCCAGCCGATCAGTTTCGCGGCGACATTCAATGGTGGATATGCCGGGTTTGATCCCTTCGACCCAAACTCGCGCGCCGGCTTTGCAGCCGAAGGCAGCTTCAGCCGCTCTGCTTTCGGGATGGTCTATGGCCTGCCGCCAGAAGGCACCAAGATGGGCGTTGGGGACGGGGTAAATTTCCGGGTGGATGCAGAATTCACCGGCCCGCCGCTTTGA